From the Ursus arctos isolate Adak ecotype North America unplaced genomic scaffold, UrsArc2.0 scaffold_36, whole genome shotgun sequence genome, one window contains:
- the CKMT1A gene encoding creatine kinase U-type, mitochondrial isoform X1 yields MAGPFSRLLSARPGLRLLALAGAGSLAAGFLLRPEPVRAASERRRLYPPSAEYPDLRKHNNCMASHLTPAVYARLCDKTTPTGWTLDQCIQTGVDNPGHPFIKTVGMVAGDEETYEVFAELFDPVIQERHNGYDPRTMKHTTDLDASKIRSGYFDERYVLSSRVRTGRSIRGLSLPPACTRAERREVERVVVDALSGLKGDLAGRYYRLSEMTEAEQQQLIDDHFLFDKPVSPLLTAAGMARDWPDARGIWHNNEKSFLIWVNEEDHTRVISMEKGGNMKRVFERFCRGLKEVERLIQERGWEFMWNERLGYILTCPSNLGTGLRAGVHVKLPLLSKDSRFPKILENLRLQKRGTGGVDTAATGSIFDISNLDRLGKSEVELVQLVIDGVNYLIDCERRLERGQDIRIPPPLVHNKH; encoded by the exons ATGGCTGGTCCCTTCTCTCGTCTGCTGTCCGCCCGCCCGGGGCTCAGGCTCCTGGCTTTGGCTGGAGCTGGGTCTCTAGCTGCTGGGTTTCTGCTCCGCCCGGAACCTGTAAGAGCCGCCAGTGAACGACGAAGGCTGTATCCCCCGAG CGCTGAGTACCCAGACCTCCGAAAGCACAACAACTGCATGGCCAGTCACCTGACCCCAGCAGTCTATGCCCGGCTCTGCGACAAGACCACACCCACTGGTTGGACGCTAGATCAGTGTATCCAGACTGGCGTGGACAACCCCGGCCACCCCTTCATCAAGACTGTGGGCATGGTGGCTGGAGATGAGGAGACCTATGAG GTATTTGCTGAGCTGTTTGATCCTGTGATACAAGAGCGACACAACGGATATGACCCCCGAACAATGAAACATACCACTGACCTGGATGCCAGCAAG ATCCGTTCTGGCTACTTTGATGAGAGGTATGTATTGTCCTCGAGAGTCAGAACTGGCCGAAGTATCCGCGGACTCAGTCTTCCTCCAGCCTGCACTAGGGCAGAGCGACGAGAGGTGGAACGTGTTGTAGTGGATGCACTGAGTGGCCTCAAGGGCGACCTGGCTGGACGTTACTACCGGCTCAGTGAGATGACAGAGGCTGAACAGCAGCAGCTTATTGAT GATCACTTCCTATTTGATAAGCCTGTGTCCCCACTGCTGACTGCAGCAGGAATGGCTCGAGACTGGCCAGATGCTCGTGGGATCTG GCACAACAATGAGAAGAGCTTCTTGATCTGGGTGAATGAGGAGGATCACACTCGGGTCATCTCCATGGAGAAGGGTGGCAACATGAAGAGAGTATTTGAAAGATTCTGTCGAGGCCTCAAAGAG GTGGAGCGGCTGATCCAGGAGCGTGGCTGGGAATTCATGTGGAATGAACGTTTGGGATACATCTTGACCTGTCCGTCTAACCTGGGCACTGGACTTCGGGCAGGAGTGCATGTCAAACTGCCTCTGCTAAGCAAA GATAGCCGCTTCCCAAAGATCCTGGAGAACTTAAGGCTCCAAAAGCGTGGTACTGGAGGAGTGGACACAGCTGCCACAGGCAGCATCTTTGACATCTCTAATTTGGACCGACTGGGCAAGTCAGAG GTGGAGCTGGTGCAGCTGGTCATCGATGGAGTAAACTATTTGATTGATTGTGAACGGCGTCTGGAGAGAGGCCAGGATATCCGCATCCCTCCACCTCTTGTCCACAATAAGCATTAA
- the CKMT1A gene encoding creatine kinase U-type, mitochondrial isoform X2 gives MKHTTDLDASKIRSGYFDERYVLSSRVRTGRSIRGLSLPPACTRAERREVERVVVDALSGLKGDLAGRYYRLSEMTEAEQQQLIDDHFLFDKPVSPLLTAAGMARDWPDARGIWHNNEKSFLIWVNEEDHTRVISMEKGGNMKRVFERFCRGLKEVERLIQERGWEFMWNERLGYILTCPSNLGTGLRAGVHVKLPLLSKDSRFPKILENLRLQKRGTGGVDTAATGSIFDISNLDRLGKSEVELVQLVIDGVNYLIDCERRLERGQDIRIPPPLVHNKH, from the exons ATGAAACATACCACTGACCTGGATGCCAGCAAG ATCCGTTCTGGCTACTTTGATGAGAGGTATGTATTGTCCTCGAGAGTCAGAACTGGCCGAAGTATCCGCGGACTCAGTCTTCCTCCAGCCTGCACTAGGGCAGAGCGACGAGAGGTGGAACGTGTTGTAGTGGATGCACTGAGTGGCCTCAAGGGCGACCTGGCTGGACGTTACTACCGGCTCAGTGAGATGACAGAGGCTGAACAGCAGCAGCTTATTGAT GATCACTTCCTATTTGATAAGCCTGTGTCCCCACTGCTGACTGCAGCAGGAATGGCTCGAGACTGGCCAGATGCTCGTGGGATCTG GCACAACAATGAGAAGAGCTTCTTGATCTGGGTGAATGAGGAGGATCACACTCGGGTCATCTCCATGGAGAAGGGTGGCAACATGAAGAGAGTATTTGAAAGATTCTGTCGAGGCCTCAAAGAG GTGGAGCGGCTGATCCAGGAGCGTGGCTGGGAATTCATGTGGAATGAACGTTTGGGATACATCTTGACCTGTCCGTCTAACCTGGGCACTGGACTTCGGGCAGGAGTGCATGTCAAACTGCCTCTGCTAAGCAAA GATAGCCGCTTCCCAAAGATCCTGGAGAACTTAAGGCTCCAAAAGCGTGGTACTGGAGGAGTGGACACAGCTGCCACAGGCAGCATCTTTGACATCTCTAATTTGGACCGACTGGGCAAGTCAGAG GTGGAGCTGGTGCAGCTGGTCATCGATGGAGTAAACTATTTGATTGATTGTGAACGGCGTCTGGAGAGAGGCCAGGATATCCGCATCCCTCCACCTCTTGTCCACAATAAGCATTAA